A DNA window from Haladaptatus cibarius D43 contains the following coding sequences:
- a CDS encoding HalOD1 output domain-containing protein, protein MPPHQPTISKKTSSDAMKSPQCYAIRPNERPSEAVVRAVSSANATELQCDEPLYSYIDPDALDDLFRSHPSRHHDETAVHFDYHGHTVVVTADAVELH, encoded by the coding sequence ATGCCACCACATCAACCGACAATATCGAAAAAGACGAGTTCCGATGCGATGAAATCGCCGCAGTGCTACGCGATTCGTCCGAACGAACGACCGAGCGAGGCGGTCGTCCGAGCGGTTTCGAGCGCGAACGCGACCGAGTTGCAGTGTGACGAACCGTTGTACAGTTACATCGACCCGGACGCGCTGGACGACCTCTTTCGTTCCCACCCGAGTCGGCACCACGACGAAACGGCGGTTCATTTCGACTACCACGGCCACACCGTCGTCGTCACCGCCGATGCTGTCGAACTGCACTGA
- a CDS encoding efflux RND transporter permease subunit, translated as MSKGIVERYASFVASNSRFVILAFLVITALVGAGAIVGESEDGEIGQFETDSPERDALQEIESTYDTDDAIVTQIVVREEDGDVLTRESLLNSLRLQQEIRENESINSTLQETGGMVGIENVVATAASVEDRRNQRGNGSAAEAGESGQFPPIDVQIEALESRSDEEVESLLQRVLDPDATVPGGDPYEFLPSDYEPGTTSADARITFVFQADESGSGEDPADAYNAQLAIESLVDQRFDGAFVFGQGITDDASSRAVGDSFTIITPVALILVLGVLGIAYRDVADVLVSVVGIAIVMAWLAGVQGWLEVPSSQLLIAVPFLLIGLSIDYSLHVVMRYREARNGSLDTDGKSTGVRDQTTAMRLAVVGVALALAAATFSTGIGFLSNYVSPLRAIRDFAVLSAAGIVATFLVFIALVPAMKLEVERLFQRFGRDRRKPAVGGGSGPINYLLSGTVTLAQRAPVAIIAVALVAAVAGGYGATTIDTEFNQADFLPEDAPEWAKSLPGPFAPDSYDVRNNLAYLSDNFRQQGEGSEAQILLRENVTSPATLDAIEQTTNSPDEESTIVRRSDGTAAVESPVSLIRTVARQNETVANAVAERDTDDDGLPDRDVVAVYDLLFDADSERASSVLARGEDEQYQSARLLVGVQADASSQSINEDVQAFASTIEGNAPVTAIATGGPVISAGLQDALLETLIQGFAVTLVVILVFLVALYWWRHRAPGLGVVTLAPVVVALAWLLGTMAVFDIAFNSETAVITSLAIGLGVDYSIHLSERFVDERSRRESLESALSAAVTGTGGALLGSAATTACGFGVLALALSPPLQRFGIVTGLSIVYAFVACVILLPCLFAVRERVLDWRTTA; from the coding sequence ATGTCGAAGGGAATCGTGGAGCGATACGCGTCGTTCGTCGCGTCGAACAGTCGATTCGTCATTCTCGCATTTCTCGTGATCACGGCTCTCGTCGGAGCAGGAGCAATCGTCGGTGAGAGCGAAGACGGAGAAATCGGCCAGTTCGAAACCGATTCGCCGGAGCGTGACGCGCTTCAGGAAATCGAATCGACCTACGACACCGACGATGCAATCGTAACACAGATCGTCGTGCGAGAGGAAGACGGGGACGTTCTCACCCGCGAATCACTGCTGAACAGTTTACGTCTTCAGCAGGAAATCCGCGAAAACGAGTCCATAAACTCGACGCTTCAGGAAACGGGTGGAATGGTCGGCATCGAAAACGTGGTTGCGACCGCCGCATCCGTCGAGGATAGACGGAATCAGCGAGGGAACGGCAGTGCCGCCGAAGCGGGCGAAAGCGGTCAGTTCCCGCCAATCGACGTACAGATCGAGGCGCTCGAATCGCGGTCGGACGAAGAAGTAGAAAGCCTCCTCCAGCGTGTGCTCGACCCAGACGCGACCGTTCCGGGTGGCGACCCCTACGAGTTCCTTCCGTCGGATTACGAACCCGGTACGACCAGCGCGGACGCGCGAATCACTTTCGTCTTCCAAGCCGACGAAAGCGGTTCCGGCGAAGACCCGGCGGACGCGTACAACGCGCAGTTGGCAATCGAATCGCTGGTCGACCAGCGATTCGACGGCGCCTTCGTTTTCGGACAGGGAATCACCGACGACGCCTCCTCGCGGGCGGTCGGCGACAGTTTCACCATCATCACGCCCGTCGCGCTCATCCTCGTCCTCGGGGTTCTCGGAATCGCCTATCGAGACGTTGCGGACGTGCTGGTCAGCGTCGTCGGCATCGCCATCGTCATGGCGTGGCTCGCGGGCGTACAGGGCTGGCTCGAAGTTCCGTCGAGTCAACTGCTGATTGCGGTTCCATTCTTGCTCATCGGGCTGAGCATCGACTACTCGCTTCACGTCGTCATGCGCTATCGGGAGGCCCGCAACGGGTCACTCGACACGGACGGAAAATCTACCGGCGTCCGCGACCAGACAACCGCGATGCGCCTCGCCGTCGTCGGTGTCGCGCTCGCGCTTGCTGCGGCGACGTTTTCCACCGGTATCGGATTCCTCTCGAACTACGTGAGTCCGCTCCGCGCGATACGGGATTTCGCCGTCCTGAGCGCCGCCGGAATCGTGGCCACGTTCCTCGTTTTCATCGCGCTCGTTCCGGCGATGAAACTGGAAGTCGAACGACTGTTCCAGCGGTTCGGACGCGACCGGCGGAAACCGGCGGTCGGTGGCGGTTCGGGGCCGATAAACTACTTGCTTTCCGGAACCGTGACGCTCGCACAGCGCGCGCCGGTGGCGATTATCGCCGTCGCGCTCGTCGCCGCCGTGGCCGGAGGCTACGGCGCGACGACCATCGACACGGAGTTCAACCAAGCCGACTTCCTTCCCGAAGACGCGCCGGAGTGGGCGAAATCGCTGCCCGGCCCGTTTGCGCCGGACAGCTACGACGTTCGGAACAATCTCGCATATCTCAGCGACAACTTCCGGCAGCAGGGAGAAGGATCGGAAGCCCAAATCCTGTTACGTGAGAACGTGACTTCGCCAGCCACGCTCGACGCGATTGAGCAGACAACCAACAGTCCGGACGAAGAGAGCACTATCGTCCGCCGCTCAGACGGAACCGCGGCGGTCGAAAGTCCGGTTTCGCTCATTCGCACGGTAGCCAGACAGAACGAAACGGTTGCGAACGCGGTTGCGGAGCGGGATACCGACGATGACGGCCTGCCGGACAGGGACGTCGTTGCGGTGTACGACCTGCTGTTCGACGCGGATTCGGAACGTGCCTCGTCGGTGCTCGCACGCGGTGAAGACGAACAGTATCAGTCGGCACGGCTGCTCGTCGGCGTGCAGGCCGACGCGTCGTCGCAGTCGATAAACGAGGACGTGCAAGCGTTCGCTTCCACGATAGAGGGCAACGCGCCAGTTACGGCGATTGCAACGGGCGGCCCGGTAATCTCCGCCGGACTGCAAGACGCGCTGCTCGAAACGCTCATCCAAGGGTTCGCCGTCACGCTGGTCGTGATTCTCGTCTTCCTCGTCGCGCTGTACTGGTGGCGACATCGCGCACCCGGTCTGGGCGTCGTGACGCTCGCTCCAGTGGTGGTCGCCCTCGCGTGGTTGCTCGGCACGATGGCCGTATTCGATATCGCATTCAACAGCGAAACGGCGGTCATCACCAGCCTCGCTATTGGACTCGGGGTCGATTACAGCATCCACCTCAGCGAGCGATTCGTGGACGAACGCAGTCGCCGGGAGTCACTCGAAAGCGCGCTCTCCGCGGCGGTCACCGGAACCGGCGGGGCGCTGTTGGGAAGCGCCGCCACGACGGCCTGCGGTTTCGGCGTCCTCGCACTCGCGCTGTCGCCGCCGCTCCAGCGCTTTGGCATCGTGACCGGATTGAGTATCGTCTACGCTTTCGTCGCGTGCGTAATCCTCCTTCCGTGTCTGTTCGCGGTTCGGGAACGAGTTCTCGACTGGCGAACAACTGCGTAA
- a CDS encoding universal stress protein, whose protein sequence is MNKALAVVEASESAKELVTEAGELAEGVGANLVLLHVTSDEEYEKTRKSLESIPKLETSYTAGQALEGARQFAEDIGREVLEGIEVEYESTGRVGDERDEILSAAEEFGCDHVFLAGRKRSPTGKAIFGDRTQSVILDFDGAVTVVTE, encoded by the coding sequence ATGAATAAAGCACTCGCCGTCGTCGAAGCGTCAGAATCCGCAAAGGAACTGGTCACGGAAGCAGGGGAACTCGCGGAGGGCGTCGGGGCGAATCTCGTTTTGCTCCACGTCACGAGCGACGAAGAGTACGAAAAGACACGGAAGTCGCTCGAAAGCATCCCGAAACTCGAAACGTCGTACACCGCCGGTCAGGCGCTCGAAGGTGCGCGTCAGTTCGCGGAGGACATCGGTCGAGAAGTTCTCGAAGGCATCGAAGTCGAGTACGAATCCACAGGTCGCGTCGGTGACGAACGCGACGAAATTCTGTCCGCCGCAGAGGAGTTCGGCTGCGACCACGTTTTCCTCGCGGGGCGCAAACGGTCACCAACCGGGAAAGCAATTTTCGGCGACCGAACGCAGTCGGTCATCCTCGACTTCGACGGCGCGGTTACCGTCGTTACCGAATAG
- a CDS encoding SDR family NAD(P)-dependent oxidoreductase, protein MDGDLHESLSGQVALVTGANRGIGAEITKQLTELDATVYAAARTPEDVETSRSRTFPVRLDVTDESTIRTVIGTISEKQGKLDILINNAGVYGETGKLGTLPTGEIDTTLRTNLHRPMILTRHALALLSEQSGARIVNVSSGSGQFSGGGIDVGHLPYGVSKAGLNAFTNSLASQYPGLLVNAVCPGWVRTEMGGSGAPRSVEKGAETPVWLAQFRSGSPSGRLWRDKRLVGW, encoded by the coding sequence ATGGACGGAGACCTCCACGAATCGCTTTCCGGGCAGGTTGCACTCGTTACGGGGGCAAACCGGGGTATCGGCGCGGAAATCACGAAACAACTGACCGAACTCGATGCGACGGTGTACGCCGCCGCGCGCACTCCAGAGGACGTGGAAACGAGTCGTTCGAGGACGTTTCCGGTTCGACTCGACGTTACCGACGAATCGACGATTCGAACCGTCATCGGGACGATTTCGGAGAAACAGGGAAAACTCGACATCCTCATCAACAACGCTGGCGTCTACGGGGAAACGGGAAAACTCGGCACGCTTCCGACTGGCGAAATCGACACGACGCTTCGGACGAACCTCCACAGGCCGATGATTTTGACGCGACACGCGCTTGCTCTGCTTTCCGAACAGAGCGGTGCCCGAATCGTAAACGTTTCCAGCGGTTCCGGACAGTTCAGCGGCGGTGGAATCGACGTCGGACACCTTCCCTACGGTGTTTCCAAGGCGGGCCTGAACGCATTCACCAACTCCCTCGCATCCCAGTATCCGGGGTTGCTCGTGAACGCCGTCTGTCCGGGGTGGGTTCGCACCGAAATGGGTGGCTCCGGCGCGCCGCGAAGCGTCGAGAAGGGTGCGGAGACACCGGTTTGGCTCGCTCAATTTCGGAGTGGTAGTCCGAGCGGTCGGCTTTGGCGAGATAAGCGACTCGTCGGATGGTGA
- a CDS encoding helix-turn-helix domain-containing protein has translation MRSATVVLTWDDVQVHPIDDLFARDDDLTVEAIRYVSPVHEGMYVELLELRGNLERARTLLEASPDAVEFDVVGSDGRGVVYLQCRTAGLVDELLSLLHEHELVLDWPMQYIDIGDSRGLQLTVLGTDGAIRTAASELPDGIHLRLERLGEYRPSAGRLSSMLTDRQLELFELAVQEGYYEVPRETTHRELAGALGIATGTVSEHLQRIEAKLVSGYLG, from the coding sequence ATGCGGTCTGCCACTGTCGTACTGACGTGGGACGACGTGCAGGTTCACCCCATCGACGACCTGTTCGCGCGAGACGACGACCTGACCGTCGAGGCGATTCGGTACGTGAGTCCCGTTCACGAGGGGATGTACGTCGAACTGCTCGAACTGCGGGGTAACCTGGAGCGTGCCAGAACACTACTCGAAGCGTCTCCGGACGCAGTCGAGTTCGATGTGGTCGGTAGCGACGGGCGCGGCGTCGTCTACCTTCAGTGCCGAACTGCCGGACTCGTAGACGAACTGCTCTCCCTCCTGCACGAACACGAACTCGTTCTCGACTGGCCGATGCAGTACATCGACATCGGAGACTCGCGGGGACTTCAACTCACCGTTCTCGGTACGGACGGAGCGATTCGAACCGCGGCGAGCGAACTTCCAGACGGGATTCACCTCCGACTCGAACGACTGGGGGAGTACCGACCGAGTGCGGGACGACTCTCCTCGATGCTAACCGACCGTCAGCTAGAACTGTTCGAACTCGCTGTTCAGGAGGGGTACTACGAAGTCCCACGGGAGACGACCCACCGAGAACTTGCTGGCGCACTCGGCATTGCCACCGGAACAGTAAGCGAACATCTCCAGCGAATCGAAGCAAAACTCGTCTCTGGCTATCTCGGATAG
- a CDS encoding S8 family peptidase yields the protein MGKHSRRSFLAAGGAALASTIIGTRRVSAVDSTERYIVDTRDASPGALSGVEVVHELDQIDIAVVRGSESDLAGVRAEPDLKLELSSKAGDSGPPVERDSKAGGPPENLGKGKKKTNDPLYDLQWDKQVQDVPAVHAKTRGEGTSVAIIDSGILPGHPDLQSLNEDLSRNFTSDGGTFAPVDSDHGTHCAGIVAATDDNGQGVVGTAPGAELLGLRVFSGPYANLGDILAAIVYAGDVEADVANLSLGAYPVPKGTEAAEVRIEGYTRAANYANSQGTLMVAAAGNDSTNLDTDGDVISLPNEVDNYMSISATGPIGYRWGGPGNGNAQKKRNYHAALNHVQDETWSPAFYTNYGESAVDISAPGGDADLEALDKIDAAKYDLVLSTTFDDSFSPTYSWKAGTSMAAPAVSGVAALIRSLKPDMSPREVREHLIETATPRDPTYHGEGHLDTKAALDALE from the coding sequence ATGGGAAAACACAGCAGGCGATCTTTCCTTGCAGCAGGTGGGGCGGCATTGGCAAGCACGATAATCGGAACACGACGGGTTTCCGCAGTCGATTCGACCGAACGGTATATCGTTGACACGCGGGATGCATCCCCCGGTGCGCTTTCGGGCGTCGAAGTCGTTCACGAACTCGACCAAATCGACATCGCAGTCGTTCGCGGCTCGGAGAGCGATTTGGCTGGCGTCAGAGCCGAACCCGACTTAAAACTGGAACTAAGTTCGAAAGCTGGCGACAGCGGCCCGCCAGTCGAGCGCGACAGCAAGGCAGGTGGCCCGCCGGAAAACCTCGGGAAAGGTAAGAAGAAGACGAACGACCCGTTGTACGACCTCCAGTGGGACAAGCAGGTACAGGACGTTCCGGCGGTGCACGCGAAAACGCGCGGTGAGGGAACGAGCGTCGCAATCATCGACTCCGGTATCCTACCGGGACATCCCGACCTTCAGTCGCTCAACGAAGACCTCTCGCGGAACTTTACCTCGGACGGCGGCACCTTCGCACCGGTTGACAGCGACCACGGAACCCACTGTGCGGGCATCGTCGCCGCGACGGACGACAACGGACAAGGCGTCGTCGGTACCGCACCGGGCGCGGAACTGCTCGGTCTACGCGTCTTCTCCGGGCCGTACGCAAACCTCGGGGACATCCTCGCGGCCATCGTCTACGCGGGTGACGTTGAAGCGGACGTTGCGAACCTCAGCCTCGGCGCGTATCCCGTGCCGAAGGGAACCGAGGCCGCAGAGGTCAGAATCGAGGGCTACACCCGCGCCGCCAACTACGCAAACAGTCAGGGAACGCTCATGGTTGCCGCCGCAGGCAACGATAGTACGAACCTCGACACCGACGGCGACGTCATCAGCCTCCCGAACGAGGTCGATAACTACATGAGCATCAGCGCGACCGGTCCGATCGGCTACCGGTGGGGCGGCCCCGGCAACGGAAACGCGCAGAAAAAGCGCAACTATCACGCCGCACTGAACCACGTCCAAGACGAAACGTGGTCGCCAGCGTTCTACACGAACTACGGCGAGAGTGCGGTTGACATCAGCGCGCCCGGCGGAGACGCCGACCTCGAAGCACTCGACAAAATCGACGCGGCGAAGTACGACCTCGTGCTTAGCACGACGTTCGACGATTCGTTCTCCCCGACCTACTCGTGGAAAGCGGGAACCAGCATGGCGGCCCCGGCAGTGTCCGGCGTCGCGGCGCTGATCCGCAGTCTCAAACCCGACATGTCGCCGCGGGAAGTCCGCGAACACCTGATAGAAACGGCCACGCCCCGCGACCCGACCTACCACGGCGAGGGGCACCTCGACACGAAGGCCGCGCTGGACGCGCTGGAGTAA
- a CDS encoding PH domain-containing protein has translation MTGTDWFVLDDSEEIQWQGHPRLMSVLPAFLVGLVLVGGSLVVVTTSEPLVLLLVPLGIAIPALSYLSVSNTRFVVTDRALYRKTGVLSRNVRRLSIDRVQNSSFRQGIRGTMFDYGTVSIEVAGGGGVQFQNIENPRDVRATIDRQTTTDSIPGTLAQWNDVLEAVRALRFAVEDGTERNHR, from the coding sequence ATGACCGGCACCGACTGGTTCGTGCTGGACGACAGCGAGGAAATCCAGTGGCAAGGCCACCCGCGACTGATGAGCGTGCTTCCCGCGTTCCTCGTCGGGCTGGTTCTCGTTGGCGGTTCGCTCGTCGTCGTGACGACGAGCGAACCGCTCGTGCTGTTGCTCGTTCCGCTCGGAATCGCGATTCCAGCCCTCTCCTATCTTTCCGTTTCCAACACGCGATTCGTCGTGACCGACCGCGCGCTCTACCGAAAAACCGGCGTTCTCTCTCGAAACGTTCGTCGGCTGTCGATAGACAGGGTACAGAACAGCAGTTTCCGGCAGGGAATCCGTGGGACGATGTTCGACTACGGAACTGTCTCCATCGAGGTGGCTGGCGGCGGTGGTGTTCAGTTTCAAAATATCGAAAATCCGCGGGACGTTCGCGCAACGATAGACCGCCAGACGACGACCGATTCGATTCCCGGAACGCTCGCGCAGTGGAACGACGTTCTCGAAGCAGTTCGGGCGCTTCGATTTGCAGTGGAAGACGGAACCGAACGAAACCACCGATAA
- a CDS encoding Ntn hydrolase family protein, which produces MATVVGVVCSAEGGVVLAGDRRQTKDGTVVSDSVQRVFDYDSAGYAVVGNPGSIEEFDRRFDAELRRYRTERDEPMSSTRLARTASEIATEAGVDALVAGRDEEGSVVLHEVGTDGRTVETETAALGSGSPVAFGRLENGSMPDDLDAAETLVRDTLRAVAERTTDTGGEIDVFRLEQTSE; this is translated from the coding sequence ATGGCAACTGTCGTTGGAGTCGTCTGTTCTGCGGAGGGCGGAGTCGTTCTCGCTGGTGACCGCCGACAGACGAAGGACGGAACCGTCGTCTCTGACTCGGTACAGCGGGTGTTCGACTACGATTCCGCCGGTTATGCAGTCGTGGGTAATCCCGGTTCAATCGAGGAGTTCGACCGCCGATTCGATGCCGAACTTCGCAGGTACCGAACCGAACGCGACGAACCGATGTCGTCCACCCGACTCGCACGAACGGCGAGCGAAATCGCAACGGAAGCGGGTGTCGATGCGCTCGTCGCGGGACGAGACGAGGAGGGTTCCGTCGTCCTCCACGAAGTCGGAACCGACGGACGAACCGTCGAAACCGAAACTGCGGCGCTCGGGAGCGGTTCCCCGGTCGCGTTCGGACGACTCGAAAATGGAAGCATGCCGGACGATTTGGACGCCGCGGAAACGCTCGTCCGGGATACACTCCGTGCCGTTGCAGAGCGAACGACTGACACGGGGGGCGAAATCGACGTGTTTCGATTGGAACAAACGAGCGAGTAA
- a CDS encoding cytochrome P450, with product MSSDTPPVTKETPPGPDGLPIVGTRLAFLRDPFGFMTRTAREYGDIAYMEEPHGNLYQLNHPEYIEQVLVQNNQNYVKGDIFQGTLGPMTGNGILNSEGAVWRRNRHLIQPAFHPGRIEAYAEMMTNLTEEMLETWADGETRLVHEDMMTLTLKIVAQALFGVDIDDYVEPIAESLEEFMQATESLANMVLPPGIPTPARLQIRDARKKLDEVVYHLIEQRRENPGENDVLSTLLDVTDDDGHRMTDEQIRDEVVTLLLAGHETTALSLTLTMYVLGEHPKVEEKLVAELDDALDGRPPTMTDLPNLTYTEKVVKESMRLYPPVPGIIRQPVKPDIIGGYEIPAGSTVQMNQWVVHRDPRWYDDPLAFQPERWTEEFEGSLPKLAYFPFAAGPRRCIGDRFAMLEARLLLATIYQQFHLELTPETELDLMATVTARPKKAIPMTVRRRTN from the coding sequence ATGAGTAGCGACACACCTCCGGTCACGAAAGAAACGCCGCCCGGTCCCGACGGACTACCGATAGTCGGAACTCGGCTAGCCTTCCTCCGCGACCCGTTCGGGTTCATGACGCGAACCGCGCGCGAGTACGGCGACATCGCGTATATGGAGGAACCACACGGAAATCTCTACCAACTCAACCATCCGGAGTACATCGAACAGGTGCTCGTGCAGAACAATCAGAACTACGTCAAAGGGGACATCTTTCAAGGCACCCTCGGCCCGATGACGGGAAACGGCATTTTGAACAGCGAAGGTGCCGTTTGGCGTCGAAACCGCCATCTCATCCAACCCGCGTTCCATCCCGGTCGAATCGAAGCCTACGCCGAGATGATGACGAACCTGACCGAGGAGATGCTCGAAACGTGGGCGGACGGCGAGACGCGATTGGTTCACGAGGACATGATGACGTTGACGCTGAAAATCGTCGCACAAGCGCTGTTCGGCGTCGATATAGACGACTACGTGGAACCTATCGCCGAATCGTTGGAGGAGTTCATGCAGGCCACGGAGAGCCTCGCAAACATGGTGCTTCCGCCGGGGATTCCGACGCCAGCGCGGCTACAAATTCGAGATGCCCGAAAGAAACTCGACGAGGTGGTGTACCACCTCATCGAGCAACGACGCGAAAATCCGGGGGAGAACGACGTTCTCTCGACGCTTCTCGACGTAACCGACGACGACGGGCATCGGATGACCGACGAACAGATTCGGGACGAAGTGGTGACCCTCCTGCTCGCGGGACACGAAACGACTGCGCTCTCGCTAACCCTGACGATGTACGTTCTCGGCGAACATCCGAAAGTCGAGGAGAAGTTGGTGGCGGAGTTGGACGACGCCCTTGACGGACGTCCACCGACGATGACAGACCTGCCGAACCTGACATACACCGAGAAAGTGGTCAAAGAGTCCATGCGACTCTATCCGCCGGTGCCGGGAATCATCCGCCAACCGGTCAAACCAGACATCATCGGCGGCTACGAGATTCCCGCCGGTTCGACCGTACAGATGAACCAGTGGGTCGTCCACCGCGACCCGCGATGGTACGACGACCCGCTCGCGTTCCAACCGGAACGCTGGACGGAGGAGTTCGAAGGATCGCTACCGAAACTGGCGTACTTCCCGTTCGCGGCGGGGCCGCGGCGCTGTATCGGCGACCGATTCGCCATGTTGGAAGCCCGACTGCTGCTTGCAACCATCTACCAGCAGTTCCATCTCGAACTGACGCCGGAGACGGAACTCGACCTGATGGCGACGGTTACCGCGCGCCCGAAAAAAGCAATTCCGATGACTGTGCGTCGCCGAACGAACTAA
- a CDS encoding PH domain-containing protein, with the protein MDESFDWFSPDDGEEVIWAGKQHPYSLVPAFVVGIPLTLVVFGLLIIISAYLSHQNTNYLVTNEALYKKTGILSRNVQRIEFDKVQDTSYRQSFFGAQFGYGTVDISTAGGSGVEMSFDNVDAPRDLQSLINERNKKRGTGSGSEGDKNAVLDEILVELRAIRDAVENGDDPANTNTNPNADGDWDWNGSEDDRP; encoded by the coding sequence ATGGACGAATCGTTCGACTGGTTTTCGCCGGACGACGGCGAGGAAGTAATTTGGGCAGGCAAACAGCATCCGTACAGTCTCGTCCCGGCGTTCGTCGTCGGGATTCCGCTTACACTCGTCGTTTTCGGACTTCTCATCATCATCAGCGCGTATCTTTCACATCAGAACACGAACTATCTGGTGACGAACGAAGCACTCTACAAAAAGACGGGAATACTCTCGCGGAACGTCCAACGAATCGAGTTCGACAAGGTACAGGACACCTCCTACCGACAGAGTTTCTTCGGCGCGCAGTTCGGTTACGGAACCGTCGATATCAGCACCGCTGGAGGGAGCGGCGTCGAAATGAGCTTCGACAACGTCGATGCGCCGCGGGATTTGCAGTCGCTCATCAACGAGCGAAACAAAAAACGAGGAACGGGAAGCGGCTCCGAAGGAGACAAAAACGCCGTCTTGGACGAGATTTTGGTCGAACTGCGCGCCATTCGAGACGCCGTCGAGAACGGCGATGACCCTGCGAATACGAATACAAATCCGAATGCGGACGGAGACTGGGACTGGAACGGATCCGAAGACGACCGACCATGA